One part of the Nitrospirota bacterium genome encodes these proteins:
- the cooS gene encoding anaerobic carbon-monoxide dehydrogenase catalytic subunit yields MREDQKSVDPAAQALLKVAGLKKIETSFERAEKLKPCPIGHQGACCKMCHMGPCRLVGKEDEAVGICGASLPVVTARNFARMVAGGTAAHSDHARDLANTLLAVGRGEAKDFQIKDVRKLNRVAGYLGINVEGKSVNEVAEKVALKFLDQFGQQRGELAYLSRAPKKRQEIWKKLGIAPRAIDREVVEMMHRTTMGVDQEVNNIMLGAMRTALADGWGGSMMGTDISDILFGTPMPVKAKAGLDVFREDYVNLVVHGHEPSFAEMLVVAVDDPEILSYAKSKGAKGVNLVGMCCTANEILVRHGISTAGGFLQQELGLLTGMVEAMVVDVQCIMPAIGELSKKFHTKVITTTNKGKMKDAIHIEYDEHHALDLAKKVVRIAIDNFQNRKKEDVSRANVKTADMIAGFSDEYIEYMQGGLYRASYRPLNDAIIAGRIRGIVAIAGCNNPRICQDSIHNFLTRELIKNDILVVQTGCSAHASAKAGYMTPEMALENAGLGLREVCEAIGIPPVLHLGSCVDNSRILTIASKIAEEGGLGDDLGGLPAVGIGPEWMSEKAIAIGTYFVASGVPIIFGAGSPVKASKTLTDIMENKWWDMVSAGFYFEEDPGKMLELALKLIDTAREKLKIRKYESGRFGTERVLMDMAARRGTFATPHGVDV; encoded by the coding sequence ATGAGAGAAGACCAGAAATCAGTTGACCCGGCTGCCCAAGCCCTGCTGAAGGTCGCGGGGTTGAAAAAAATAGAGACCTCGTTCGAGCGGGCGGAAAAGCTCAAGCCGTGTCCCATCGGACACCAGGGAGCCTGCTGCAAGATGTGCCACATGGGACCCTGCCGTCTGGTTGGCAAGGAAGATGAGGCCGTGGGTATCTGCGGAGCGTCCCTGCCGGTCGTGACGGCGAGAAACTTTGCGCGCATGGTGGCCGGAGGCACTGCGGCGCATTCGGACCATGCGAGAGACCTGGCCAACACCCTGCTGGCGGTTGGGCGGGGCGAGGCAAAGGATTTTCAGATCAAGGACGTTCGCAAGCTGAACCGTGTTGCCGGATATCTCGGGATTAACGTGGAAGGTAAGTCCGTGAACGAAGTGGCCGAGAAGGTTGCTCTCAAGTTTCTTGATCAGTTCGGCCAGCAGCGGGGAGAACTCGCCTATCTGTCCCGTGCACCCAAGAAGCGGCAGGAGATATGGAAAAAGCTCGGCATTGCTCCGCGCGCTATCGACCGCGAAGTCGTGGAAATGATGCACCGGACCACCATGGGAGTTGATCAGGAAGTGAACAACATCATGCTCGGGGCTATGCGCACGGCGCTCGCGGACGGCTGGGGCGGTTCCATGATGGGTACGGATATCTCCGACATCCTGTTCGGCACTCCAATGCCGGTCAAGGCAAAGGCCGGTCTTGATGTGTTCAGGGAAGATTATGTGAATCTTGTGGTACACGGTCATGAGCCGTCATTTGCCGAGATGCTGGTTGTCGCTGTAGACGATCCCGAGATCTTATCTTATGCCAAGTCCAAGGGCGCTAAAGGCGTGAACCTCGTGGGCATGTGCTGTACAGCGAACGAGATCCTGGTCCGCCACGGCATCTCCACTGCCGGCGGATTCCTGCAGCAGGAGCTTGGTCTCCTGACCGGGATGGTTGAGGCCATGGTCGTGGATGTGCAGTGTATCATGCCTGCCATCGGAGAACTTTCAAAGAAGTTCCATACCAAGGTCATCACGACAACGAATAAAGGTAAAATGAAGGATGCCATTCACATTGAATACGATGAGCATCATGCCTTGGATCTTGCGAAGAAGGTTGTCCGAATCGCAATCGATAACTTTCAGAACCGTAAAAAGGAAGATGTTTCACGGGCCAATGTCAAAACAGCCGACATGATCGCCGGGTTCTCTGACGAGTACATCGAGTACATGCAGGGCGGATTGTACCGTGCCTCCTATCGACCTCTGAATGATGCCATTATCGCCGGCCGCATCCGCGGTATCGTCGCTATTGCGGGCTGTAATAATCCGAGGATTTGCCAGGACAGCATCCATAATTTTCTCACCCGAGAATTGATCAAGAACGACATACTCGTTGTTCAGACGGGGTGCTCGGCCCATGCGTCGGCCAAGGCGGGCTACATGACGCCGGAGATGGCGCTTGAGAATGCAGGCCTCGGTCTTCGAGAGGTTTGCGAGGCCATTGGTATCCCGCCGGTGCTCCATTTGGGCTCCTGTGTGGACAACTCCCGCATTTTGACCATTGCGTCGAAGATCGCGGAAGAGGGAGGTCTCGGAGATGACCTCGGCGGCCTGCCGGCGGTCGGGATCGGACCCGAGTGGATGAGCGAGAAGGCCATCGCCATCGGGACTTACTTCGTTGCTTCCGGTGTGCCGATCATCTTTGGGGCGGGTTCTCCGGTCAAGGCGAGCAAGACGCTCACCGACATTATGGAAAACAAGTGGTGGGACATGGTGAGTGCAGGGTTCTACTTTGAAGAAGATCCGGGCAAGATGCTCGAACTGGCGCTGAAGCTCATCGATACAGCCAGAGAAAAGCTCAAGATCCGCAAGTACGAGTCCGGCAGGTTCGGCACCGAGCGCGTGCTTATGGATATGGCGGCACGGCGTGGTACCTTCGCTACACCGCACGGTGTGGATGTATAA
- a CDS encoding PilN domain-containing protein, with amino-acid sequence MIKINLLPTKKKPPKKVIDLQQQVILAVLVLILVLMALGYYWKTQNDRIAALEKEKAVAEKQIADQNNMLKEVKNVEEERKNVSEKIEIIEKLKKNQAGPVLLLDAVSTALPKGVNLSSLSENNNSVNIEGEAFTNDEVVRFIDNLKASPLLKDVMLLETSQATKDKIDIYRYKLQFVYKGL; translated from the coding sequence ATGATCAAAATAAATCTTCTGCCTACTAAAAAGAAGCCTCCCAAGAAGGTTATCGACCTTCAGCAGCAAGTAATCCTTGCGGTCCTCGTCCTTATTCTGGTTCTGATGGCCTTGGGATATTATTGGAAGACGCAAAACGACCGCATTGCCGCGCTTGAGAAGGAAAAGGCGGTCGCGGAAAAGCAGATTGCCGATCAGAACAATATGCTCAAAGAAGTGAAGAACGTCGAAGAAGAACGAAAAAATGTCTCCGAGAAAATTGAAATTATCGAAAAACTGAAAAAGAACCAGGCAGGACCGGTCCTTCTTCTCGATGCGGTAAGCACCGCGCTTCCCAAGGGGGTCAACCTATCATCGCTTTCGGAAAACAACAACAGCGTCAACATCGAGGGGGAAGCTTTTACCAACGATGAGGTGGTGCGATTCATCGATAACTTGAAGGCGTCTCCACTGTTGAAGGATGTCATGTTACTTGAAACAAGTCAGGCAACTAAGGATAAAATCGATATTTACCGATATAAACTCCAGTTTGTCTATAAAGGGTTGTGA
- a CDS encoding type 4a pilus biogenesis protein PilO yields MASFIDKIQKTSTRTRAIGFGAFIAILLIAYIFQFQIPMNTKIKQLETALTGLQDNIRENDNKIKKLDVLRAEVKSLQGRLVILTEQLPPESEVSDLLRQIQNLVNQSGLALKSWKPSGRKMHASGLYEEIPIAITLTGGYHHTAWLFDQVGKLTRIVNILNIKMDSMKMSNDGNPEVTITCTAMTFSAVEKKVGVEKKVDAATKKTSR; encoded by the coding sequence ATGGCATCTTTTATCGATAAAATACAGAAAACTTCCACCAGGACGAGAGCGATCGGTTTCGGCGCGTTCATTGCGATACTCTTGATCGCTTATATTTTCCAGTTCCAAATCCCCATGAATACCAAGATCAAGCAGCTTGAAACCGCGCTTACGGGATTGCAGGATAATATCCGCGAGAACGATAACAAGATAAAAAAACTGGACGTCCTTAGGGCAGAGGTGAAGTCACTGCAAGGACGACTGGTAATCCTTACCGAACAACTGCCTCCCGAGTCTGAAGTCTCCGACCTGCTCAGGCAAATACAGAATCTCGTGAATCAATCGGGTCTTGCGCTCAAATCCTGGAAGCCATCCGGACGTAAGATGCATGCGAGCGGCTTGTACGAAGAAATTCCCATTGCCATTACTCTGACGGGAGGCTATCATCATACCGCATGGCTTTTCGACCAGGTGGGAAAGTTGACACGTATTGTGAATATACTCAATATAAAAATGGACAGTATGAAAATGAGCAATGACGGCAACCCTGAAGTCACCATCACTTGTACGGCAATGACGTTCTCGGCAGTAGAAAAGAAAGTTGGAGTGGAGAAAAAAGTTGATGCAGCGACTAAAAAAACATCGCGCTAA
- a CDS encoding pilus assembly protein PilP, translating into MQRLKKHRAKKTVMGLLLILFLFGGAGITGCSDSGKPSGSKTPASVKPKQQVITQGTVTTTVEKPQVAYSYNSVGRRDPFTPIIVREDLKAQSEDRPPLERYSIHEFKLTGVVWGGFGYNAMLEGPEGKGYFVRVGTIIGQNKGIIKKITKDVMVIEEKFKTISGETDRKEIVIELRKKQEGMQ; encoded by the coding sequence ATGCAGCGACTAAAAAAACATCGCGCTAAAAAAACGGTCATGGGGTTACTATTGATCCTGTTCCTGTTTGGAGGAGCGGGAATCACTGGCTGTTCCGATTCGGGGAAGCCGTCAGGCTCGAAAACGCCCGCGTCCGTCAAACCGAAACAGCAGGTGATTACCCAGGGGACGGTTACAACAACAGTGGAAAAACCCCAGGTTGCCTATTCTTATAACTCCGTGGGGAGGCGCGATCCCTTCACGCCGATTATCGTTAGAGAAGACCTGAAAGCACAATCCGAAGATCGTCCGCCATTAGAACGGTATAGCATCCATGAATTTAAACTGACTGGCGTTGTTTGGGGCGGTTTTGGATATAACGCAATGCTTGAGGGTCCCGAAGGAAAGGGGTATTTTGTACGCGTGGGAACGATTATTGGCCAGAACAAGGGCATCATAAAAAAGATAACAAAGGATGTCATGGTGATCGAAGAAAAATTCAAAACCATTTCGGGCGAAACGGATCGGAAAGAGATTGTCATTGAGCTCCGGAAAAAACAGGAGGGGATGCAATGA
- a CDS encoding MerR family transcriptional regulator translates to MAARKRAKKYKTSEICSRFDISRATLFRWESDGLLSGVDRDWRGWRVYSETNLRAIEKIMKNKSAG, encoded by the coding sequence ATGGCCGCCCGCAAAAGAGCGAAAAAGTATAAAACTAGCGAGATCTGCAGCCGGTTCGATATCTCTCGGGCTACACTTTTTCGATGGGAGAGCGACGGGTTGCTGTCAGGGGTAGATCGTGACTGGCGGGGCTGGAGAGTCTATAGCGAGACCAACCTGCGGGCTATCGAAAAGATCATGAAGAACAAGAGCGCCGGTTGA
- a CDS encoding molybdopterin-dependent oxidoreductase — protein sequence MTTKMVNMEFDGKAVSVPEGMTLVDAAATVGIHIPNLCHIKELRGVGACRMCMVEIEGMKTPVTGCTTRTKEGMKVQTSTPKVEEIRKFVTDLVLSFHPLDCMTCPKAGTCDLQRYAADLKIQESSFGRKSFNYPLNDRSPFITIDNNYCILCGRCVRVCKEQGTNVLDFMGRGIMTKVSTALDKPLHESGCTFCGSCVDACPVNTIMERDRWQHGREWDLEKHETVCTACGSACSVITSSKNGKIVKVNAKEDNGYICAIGRFGFDSLKAANRIMTPMKKQGGKLVPTSWEDAAKIAAAALKKAGANAGFIVAGSLTNEEAYAVQELAREVAGSPNIDTPASVYAGGLISALRAVYGDAGSAIASQADLKSADVVVVIGADPSQKKQSLQEAEVMIRRRAQAGAKIIVVNPGKIELAGHQNAIHLQLKEGTDTVLLAGLMSAAIAEGATFPAKGFDAMKKSLLSVDSAASTSGVSAELLTNAGKVLAAAKAAVVIIGTGISSNEDASLQALNLALLKNAGVLPLMVEANALGVMQMGCVPDRGPGAAKVKKFGKGYREMRSGMKVLFVAGNVGDTDFKSDMIIVQASHMTPLAAKADLVLPMTALYERQGTVMDTYGMVKTVAQAQHPAGEAKDGLEIAAEISAAMSKTKAFKAKDITAAVKKVKAGKIGAGSFKPVAAKAAQPNALYASVLIMAMNQGLLAGSGVSKVLLVKQPVLQK from the coding sequence ATGACGACCAAGATGGTGAACATGGAATTTGACGGCAAGGCCGTGTCGGTTCCCGAAGGTATGACCCTCGTGGACGCAGCGGCGACCGTAGGGATCCATATCCCGAACCTGTGCCATATCAAGGAACTCAGGGGCGTAGGCGCGTGCCGCATGTGCATGGTGGAGATCGAGGGCATGAAGACGCCGGTCACCGGTTGCACCACCAGGACCAAGGAAGGGATGAAGGTCCAGACCAGCACTCCCAAGGTTGAGGAGATCAGAAAATTCGTGACCGACCTGGTGCTGTCCTTCCACCCCCTGGATTGCATGACCTGCCCCAAGGCAGGCACCTGCGATCTCCAGCGCTATGCCGCGGACCTGAAAATCCAGGAATCGTCATTCGGCAGGAAGAGCTTTAATTACCCGTTGAACGACCGAAGCCCCTTCATCACCATCGACAACAACTACTGCATTCTCTGCGGCCGGTGCGTCCGGGTCTGCAAGGAGCAGGGCACGAACGTGCTCGACTTCATGGGCCGTGGCATCATGACCAAAGTGTCGACTGCGTTGGATAAGCCGCTGCACGAGTCAGGCTGCACCTTCTGCGGATCCTGCGTGGACGCCTGTCCCGTGAACACCATCATGGAGCGGGACCGCTGGCAGCACGGCAGGGAGTGGGACCTCGAAAAGCACGAAACGGTATGCACCGCCTGCGGATCCGCATGCAGCGTGATCACGAGCAGCAAGAACGGCAAGATCGTGAAGGTGAATGCGAAAGAGGACAACGGCTACATCTGCGCGATCGGCCGTTTTGGGTTCGATTCTTTAAAAGCGGCAAATCGCATCATGACACCTATGAAGAAGCAGGGTGGAAAACTTGTTCCCACCTCCTGGGAAGATGCAGCCAAGATCGCGGCTGCCGCTCTCAAGAAGGCAGGCGCAAATGCCGGGTTCATCGTTGCCGGTTCGCTCACCAACGAGGAGGCATATGCTGTTCAGGAACTTGCCCGCGAAGTTGCGGGGAGCCCGAATATCGATACACCGGCTTCCGTATACGCAGGCGGCCTGATTTCGGCCCTTCGTGCGGTCTACGGTGACGCGGGCAGCGCCATCGCGTCCCAGGCTGATCTCAAATCCGCTGACGTGGTCGTGGTGATCGGCGCCGACCCGTCGCAGAAGAAACAATCCCTCCAGGAAGCGGAGGTCATGATCCGGAGAAGGGCCCAGGCAGGAGCAAAGATCATTGTGGTGAACCCGGGGAAGATCGAGCTCGCCGGTCATCAGAATGCCATTCATCTTCAGCTCAAGGAAGGGACCGACACGGTCCTTCTCGCGGGGCTTATGAGCGCCGCGATCGCGGAGGGAGCAACGTTCCCGGCAAAAGGGTTTGATGCCATGAAAAAATCGCTCCTCAGCGTCGACAGTGCCGCGTCTACGTCGGGTGTTTCAGCTGAACTGCTCACGAATGCGGGCAAGGTGCTTGCCGCGGCAAAAGCGGCGGTCGTTATCATCGGTACCGGCATCTCGTCGAACGAAGACGCTTCGCTCCAGGCCTTGAACCTCGCGCTCCTGAAAAATGCAGGGGTGTTGCCGCTTATGGTTGAAGCGAACGCCCTGGGAGTGATGCAGATGGGTTGCGTGCCTGACAGGGGTCCCGGCGCGGCCAAGGTGAAAAAATTTGGCAAGGGATATCGTGAAATGAGGTCCGGCATGAAAGTGCTGTTTGTTGCCGGAAATGTGGGTGATACTGATTTCAAATCCGACATGATCATTGTGCAGGCAAGCCATATGACACCGCTTGCGGCAAAAGCGGATCTGGTGCTTCCCATGACCGCTCTCTATGAGAGGCAGGGGACGGTCATGGATACCTATGGTATGGTCAAGACCGTTGCCCAGGCACAGCATCCTGCGGGCGAGGCAAAGGATGGTCTGGAGATCGCTGCCGAGATCTCGGCGGCAATGAGCAAGACAAAGGCCTTCAAGGCAAAAGATATCACTGCTGCAGTCAAGAAAGTGAAGGCAGGGAAGATCGGGGCCGGGTCCTTCAAGCCGGTGGCTGCAAAGGCCGCTCAACCGAATGCCCTATACGCCTCTGTGCTTATCATGGCCATGAACCAGGGCCTGCTGGCAGGTTCCGGCGTGTCCAAGGTGCTGCTGGTCAAACAGCCGGTACTTCAGAAATAG
- a CDS encoding pilus assembly protein PilM, translating into MLFSKKIEPIALDIGSTFIKLVQLKGSNKNYQLIKFGMVPLPPEVIVEGAVMDAGRVVEAIKELLASQKVKTKEVVISVSGSSVIIKRVSVADMTDEELAESIKWEAEQYIPFSIDDVNVDFQKLGAGAAEGQADVLLVAVKKDKINDYVNLVKEAGLEPVVMDVDAFALANMFELNYAIEEGTTALLNIGASVMNINILKDGISIFTRDITVGGNRYTEALQRDFGLTYEDAEKVKRGEDVEGADKEQISGVMSSVTDDIVAETQRSFEFFRSTTGSDKVSRVLVSGGCARIGNFTTVLSERLEIPVEVVDPFKKIKIDPKQFESKVIAESSPLCAVAVGLAIRRPGDR; encoded by the coding sequence ATGCTTTTTTCAAAAAAAATTGAGCCGATCGCATTGGACATAGGGTCAACCTTTATTAAACTTGTCCAGTTGAAGGGTTCGAATAAAAACTATCAGTTGATAAAATTCGGCATGGTGCCGTTGCCGCCCGAGGTAATTGTGGAGGGCGCGGTGATGGATGCCGGCCGCGTGGTTGAGGCCATCAAGGAGCTTCTCGCTTCCCAGAAGGTAAAAACCAAGGAGGTCGTGATATCGGTCTCCGGCAGTTCGGTCATCATAAAGCGCGTCTCTGTTGCCGATATGACCGATGAAGAGCTGGCTGAATCCATCAAATGGGAGGCCGAGCAGTACATTCCCTTTTCCATTGATGACGTGAATGTTGATTTTCAAAAGCTTGGGGCTGGAGCTGCCGAAGGGCAGGCAGATGTTCTGCTGGTGGCGGTAAAAAAGGATAAGATAAACGATTATGTCAACCTTGTCAAAGAGGCGGGGCTGGAGCCGGTGGTCATGGATGTCGACGCTTTCGCGCTGGCGAACATGTTCGAGCTCAACTATGCAATTGAAGAAGGAACCACGGCTCTTCTCAATATCGGGGCCTCGGTTATGAATATCAATATCCTGAAGGACGGGATATCGATCTTTACCCGTGATATTACGGTAGGCGGCAACCGTTATACCGAGGCGCTCCAGCGGGATTTCGGTCTTACCTATGAAGATGCGGAAAAGGTGAAGAGGGGCGAAGACGTGGAAGGTGCCGATAAGGAGCAGATCTCCGGGGTGATGTCCTCGGTAACGGACGATATAGTAGCCGAGACGCAGCGGTCCTTCGAATTTTTCCGTTCCACGACCGGCAGTGACAAGGTGTCGCGCGTGCTGGTTTCCGGCGGGTGCGCACGAATAGGAAATTTTACCACGGTGCTTTCTGAACGGCTTGAGATACCGGTAGAGGTAGTTGATCCGTTTAAAAAGATCAAGATCGACCCGAAGCAATTTGAATCCAAGGTGATAGCGGAGTCATCACCCCTGTGTGCGGTGGCGGTGGGGCTTGCGATCAGGAGGCCGGGCGACAGATGA
- a CDS encoding hemolysin III family protein, with translation MYRGERLNSITHLLGSVLALIGLIFLVVRAALAGDPWKIVSFSIFGATLVVLYTSSALYHSIQGASKRLFQKFDHIAIYLLIAGSYTPFTLVTLRGAWGWSLFGVVWGLAVIGILQDLLFVKRKGILSVVIYLLMGWIAMVAFRPLSLALSGAGMTWLVTGGLFYTIGVIFYALDKKLVYSHGIWHLFVLAGSACHYFTIYLYVE, from the coding sequence ATGTATCGCGGCGAGAGGCTGAATAGTATCACCCATCTGCTGGGATCCGTACTTGCGCTTATTGGCCTCATTTTTCTGGTGGTTCGGGCAGCTCTTGCCGGCGATCCCTGGAAGATTGTCAGTTTCAGTATATTCGGTGCAACGCTCGTGGTGCTGTATACCTCTTCTGCGCTCTACCACAGTATCCAGGGAGCATCAAAGAGGTTATTCCAAAAATTCGATCACATCGCAATTTACCTGCTCATAGCCGGAAGCTATACGCCTTTTACCCTCGTTACCCTGCGCGGCGCCTGGGGCTGGTCTCTGTTCGGTGTGGTCTGGGGGCTTGCCGTGATAGGTATTCTTCAAGACCTCCTGTTTGTGAAACGGAAAGGCATCCTCTCAGTGGTAATTTACCTGCTGATGGGCTGGATCGCAATGGTCGCTTTTCGCCCGCTCTCTCTCGCACTTTCAGGTGCGGGCATGACCTGGCTGGTTACCGGGGGACTGTTCTATACCATAGGGGTTATCTTCTATGCCCTGGACAAAAAACTTGTTTACAGCCATGGGATATGGCATCTCTTTGTGCTGGCTGGCAGCGCGTGCCACTATTTCACGATTTATCTGTACGTCGAATAA